A genomic stretch from Cellulomonas sp. KRMCY2 includes:
- a CDS encoding ABC transporter permease produces MLNFVIRRFASSVAVLLVATFLIYVLADFAMDPLQDLRVSTAPNKAALIAQRIADLQLDVPSPLRYLDWLQGVGGCLVGQCDLGEAWRTNQAVSAVLASALIVTLKLVTVAVITAMALGVAVGVVSALRQYSGFDYGIIFLSFLLYSLPTFWVAVLLKQWVAIGFNDFLADPSLSPWVILAIGAVIGAVFAAAIGGDLRRRLTTFGIAAGASGAVVLYISATQWLNDPGFGPVVIAVTGVGIAYAVTLVSTGLRNKRALYSAITTALVGAVLWFPLQFLFRSASSPMMVGLMVLTVGIGIGIGLAFGGPDRGQSARTAGIVAVLVGLLIFADRILQAWRPYAESSVINGRPVPTIGSQTPGLAGSYWSVQLDSLTHLMLPTMALILISFASYTRYSRASMLEVMNQDYVRTARAKGLTERTVIMRHAFRNSLIPLATIIPLDLAALLGGAIITERIFGWSGMGTLFLKSLSNSEIDPLMIYVLIIGSVTVLANFAADLLYAALDPRIRVNA; encoded by the coding sequence ATGCTCAACTTCGTCATCAGACGCTTCGCCTCGTCTGTTGCGGTACTGCTCGTCGCGACGTTCCTCATCTACGTCCTGGCCGACTTCGCGATGGACCCGCTCCAGGACCTGCGCGTCAGCACCGCCCCCAACAAGGCGGCCCTGATCGCCCAGCGCATCGCGGACCTGCAGCTCGACGTCCCCTCGCCCCTGCGCTACCTGGACTGGCTCCAGGGCGTCGGTGGGTGCCTCGTCGGTCAGTGCGACCTCGGCGAGGCGTGGCGGACCAACCAGGCCGTCAGCGCGGTGCTCGCCTCGGCCCTGATCGTGACGCTCAAGCTCGTCACGGTCGCCGTGATCACGGCCATGGCCCTCGGTGTGGCTGTCGGCGTCGTGAGCGCGCTGCGGCAGTACAGCGGCTTCGACTACGGCATCATCTTCCTGTCCTTCCTGCTGTACTCGCTGCCGACGTTCTGGGTCGCGGTGCTGCTCAAGCAGTGGGTGGCCATCGGGTTCAACGACTTCCTCGCCGATCCGAGCCTCAGCCCCTGGGTGATCCTTGCCATCGGTGCGGTGATCGGTGCGGTCTTCGCCGCCGCGATCGGTGGCGACCTGCGGCGACGGCTGACCACCTTCGGGATCGCCGCCGGGGCGAGCGGCGCGGTGGTCCTGTACATCTCGGCGACACAGTGGCTCAACGACCCCGGCTTCGGCCCCGTCGTGATCGCCGTCACCGGGGTCGGGATCGCCTACGCCGTGACGCTCGTGTCGACCGGTCTGCGCAACAAGCGCGCGCTGTACTCGGCGATCACGACCGCGCTGGTGGGGGCTGTGCTGTGGTTCCCGCTGCAGTTCCTCTTCCGCAGTGCGAGCTCGCCGATGATGGTCGGTCTCATGGTGCTCACCGTCGGCATCGGGATCGGGATCGGGCTGGCCTTCGGCGGCCCCGACCGTGGCCAGTCGGCACGGACGGCCGGCATCGTCGCCGTGCTCGTCGGACTCCTGATCTTCGCCGACCGCATCCTGCAGGCCTGGCGGCCGTACGCGGAGTCCTCCGTGATCAACGGGCGGCCGGTCCCGACGATCGGCTCGCAGACGCCCGGCCTGGCCGGCAGCTACTGGTCGGTGCAGCTGGACAGCCTGACGCACCTGATGCTGCCGACCATGGCGCTCATCCTGATCTCCTTCGCGAGCTACACCCGGTACTCGCGGGCGAGCATGCTCGAGGTGATGAACCAGGACTACGTGCGCACCGCGCGGGCCAAGGGCCTCACCGAACGCACCGTGATCATGCGGCACGCGTTCCGCAACTCGCTCATCCCGCTGGCCACGATCATCCCGCTGGACCTCGCGGCGCTCCTGGGTGGCGCGATCATCACCGAACGGATCTTCGGCTGGTCGGGCATGGGCACGCTGTTCCTCAAGTCCCTCAGCAACTCGGAGATCGACCCCCTGATGATCTATGTGCTGATCATCGGGTCGGTGACGGTCCTCGCCAACTTCGCGGCCGACCTGCTGTACGCGGCCCTCGACCCACGGATCCGGGTGAACGCATGA
- a CDS encoding ABC transporter family substrate-binding protein: MKIRRFGAVGAAVAVAALALTACTAADPGEGDTPTTTETESAEADVTNVTVGWNQPMYSYNEDSDHGNATANAVIQYLTQAEFAYYDANLELVQDTSFGTYEKTSDDPLTVTYTVNDGIKWSDGTPVDASDLLLQWAAISANLNDEVTFDEETGEAIVAENQVFFASGTPGMALVSQTPEISEDGMSLTLVYDKPFADWESNFDTGLPAHATAKLGLGIEDPQEGKDALVAAIQDNDRAALASIANAWRTGFDFTSTPSDPIMYLSTGPYVLSEYVENQYLTVVKNPEYTGDHEGKVDQITVRYNEDPQALVQALQNGEIDMLAPQATADTLAALEAIDGITVKTGIDSTYEHVDMQMTNGGPFDAATYGGDAEKARKVREAFIKTIPRQAIIDSLIKPLNPDAEVRNSFILTPGAPGYDDMVAQNGSDAYAEVDIEGAKALLAEVGVTAVDVRFLYGASNVRRQNEYTLIQESAAQAGFNVINGGNDDWGSMLDQATDQYDAALFGWQSTSTAVTESDANFRTGGMNNFYGYSNPAIDALFDELQVETDPAEQIRIQIEVEKLLWADAFGTTIFQFPGVNAWNSEISGVEPIALSPTIFYGFWNWEKTA, translated from the coding sequence TTGAAGATCAGGCGATTCGGCGCGGTTGGCGCCGCAGTTGCGGTGGCGGCCCTGGCCCTCACGGCGTGCACCGCTGCTGACCCCGGCGAGGGTGACACCCCCACCACCACCGAGACGGAGTCGGCCGAGGCCGACGTCACCAATGTGACGGTCGGCTGGAACCAGCCGATGTACTCCTACAACGAAGACAGCGACCACGGCAACGCCACGGCGAACGCGGTCATCCAGTACCTGACGCAGGCCGAGTTCGCGTACTACGACGCGAACCTCGAGCTCGTCCAGGACACCTCCTTCGGCACGTACGAGAAGACCTCGGACGACCCGCTGACGGTGACCTACACGGTCAATGACGGCATCAAGTGGTCCGACGGCACCCCCGTCGACGCCTCTGACCTGCTGCTCCAGTGGGCCGCCATCTCGGCGAACCTGAACGACGAGGTCACCTTCGACGAGGAGACCGGCGAGGCGATCGTCGCGGAGAACCAGGTGTTCTTCGCCTCGGGCACCCCGGGCATGGCGCTCGTGTCCCAGACGCCGGAGATCAGCGAGGACGGCATGTCGCTGACCCTCGTCTACGACAAGCCGTTCGCCGACTGGGAGAGCAACTTCGACACCGGCCTCCCGGCGCACGCGACCGCGAAGCTCGGCCTCGGCATCGAGGACCCGCAGGAGGGCAAGGACGCACTCGTCGCTGCCATCCAGGACAACGACCGTGCGGCGCTGGCCTCCATCGCCAACGCGTGGCGGACCGGCTTCGACTTCACGTCGACGCCCAGCGACCCGATCATGTACCTGTCCACCGGCCCGTACGTGCTCAGCGAGTACGTCGAGAACCAGTACCTGACCGTCGTGAAGAACCCGGAGTACACCGGGGACCACGAGGGCAAGGTCGACCAGATCACCGTGCGCTACAACGAGGACCCGCAGGCCCTCGTCCAGGCGCTGCAGAACGGTGAGATCGACATGCTGGCCCCGCAGGCCACGGCCGACACCCTCGCCGCCCTCGAGGCGATCGACGGGATCACGGTCAAGACGGGCATCGACAGCACCTATGAGCACGTCGACATGCAGATGACCAACGGTGGCCCGTTCGACGCGGCCACCTACGGTGGCGACGCCGAGAAGGCGCGCAAGGTCCGCGAGGCGTTCATCAAGACCATCCCGCGTCAGGCGATCATCGACTCGCTGATCAAGCCGCTCAACCCGGACGCCGAGGTGCGCAACTCGTTCATCCTCACGCCCGGTGCCCCCGGCTACGACGACATGGTGGCGCAGAACGGCTCCGACGCGTATGCCGAGGTCGACATCGAGGGTGCCAAGGCACTCCTCGCCGAGGTCGGCGTCACCGCGGTCGACGTGCGCTTCCTGTACGGCGCATCGAACGTCCGTCGCCAGAACGAGTACACCCTGATCCAGGAGTCCGCCGCGCAGGCCGGCTTCAACGTGATCAACGGTGGCAACGACGACTGGGGCTCGATGCTCGACCAGGCGACCGACCAGTACGACGCGGCCCTGTTCGGCTGGCAGTCCACGTCGACCGCGGTGACCGAGTCGGACGCGAACTTCCGCACCGGTGGGATGAACAACTTCTACGGCTACTCCAACCCGGCGATCGACGCGCTGTTCGACGAGCTGCAGGTCGAGACGGACCCGGCCGAGCAGATCCGGATCCAGATCGAGGTCGAGAAGCTCCTCTGGGCCGACGCGTTCGGCACCACGATCTTCCAGTTCCCCGGCGTCAACGCCTGGAACTCGGAGATCTCCGGTGTCGAGCCCATCGCCCTGAGCCCGACGATCTTCTACGGGTTCTGGAACTGGGAGAAGACCGCCTGA
- a CDS encoding nitroreductase/quinone reductase family protein — translation MTTGRSSRAPLIWRGMRRINRAPARMIGRGRGPRGVVLLLTTTGRRSGLERTTPLQFEEADGVIYVASARGSQADWFLNAQADPHVRVQIGDRQLEGVAEPVVAPERIADFFRLRLARHPAMVRLMMAAEGVPPWASPAALERFAGKKALLIIRPLAGSGRP, via the coding sequence ATGACCACCGGACGTTCGTCCCGCGCACCGCTGATCTGGCGAGGGATGCGCAGGATCAACCGGGCTCCCGCGCGGATGATCGGACGAGGCCGCGGTCCGCGCGGCGTCGTGCTCCTGCTCACCACGACCGGTCGGCGATCGGGCCTTGAGCGGACGACGCCCCTGCAGTTCGAGGAGGCCGACGGCGTGATCTACGTGGCCTCCGCGCGGGGGTCGCAGGCCGACTGGTTCCTCAACGCCCAGGCAGATCCGCACGTCAGGGTGCAGATCGGGGACCGGCAGCTCGAGGGCGTGGCCGAGCCGGTCGTCGCGCCGGAACGGATCGCGGACTTCTTCCGGCTCCGCCTCGCCCGGCACCCGGCCATGGTGCGGCTGATGATGGCGGCCGAAGGGGTGCCGCCGTGGGCGAGCCCCGCGGCACTTGAACGGTTCGCCGGGAAGAAGGCCCTGCTGATCATCCGACCGCTCGCGGGCTCAGGGCGGCCCTGA
- a CDS encoding GNAT family N-acetyltransferase, with product MPLLVAPHLPVGTFSAQPQPHLTGSTIALRPWIDADIPTLVLAYADHDIQRWHCRSLDDDEAAATIHQWHSSWAAETGASWAVTGLDGGSAIGRVAFRELDLADGFAEVGYWVLPSARRRGVAADSVTTLSRWAFDAVGLHRLELQHSVRNTASCRVAAATGFVPEGTLRASGLHTDGWHDMHVHARLRTDTIGRRGTDDGYTLKRNSTTSPFGLIEDLGRTRGRD from the coding sequence GTGCCTCTCCTCGTAGCGCCGCACCTCCCCGTCGGCACGTTCTCCGCACAACCTCAACCGCACCTCACGGGCTCGACCATCGCGCTTCGGCCCTGGATCGATGCAGACATACCGACCCTCGTCCTGGCCTACGCCGACCATGACATCCAGCGATGGCACTGCCGTTCTCTGGACGACGACGAGGCGGCCGCAACGATCCACCAGTGGCACAGCTCCTGGGCTGCCGAGACCGGTGCGTCGTGGGCAGTGACCGGCCTCGACGGCGGCAGCGCCATCGGCCGCGTCGCGTTCAGGGAGCTGGATCTCGCCGATGGGTTCGCCGAGGTGGGCTACTGGGTGCTTCCGTCTGCACGCCGTCGCGGGGTCGCAGCCGACTCGGTGACGACGCTCAGCCGGTGGGCGTTCGACGCGGTCGGCCTTCATCGCCTGGAGCTCCAGCACTCGGTGCGGAACACCGCGTCGTGCCGAGTCGCCGCGGCCACCGGCTTCGTACCCGAGGGGACGTTGCGGGCGTCAGGGCTCCACACCGACGGTTGGCACGACATGCATGTTCACGCGCGCCTTCGCACCGACACGATCGGCAGACGTGGAACGGACGATGGCTACACGTTGAAGCGGAACTCCACGACGTCGCCGTTCGGACTCATCGAAGATCTCGGACGCACCCGCGGGCGAGACTGA
- a CDS encoding putative quinol monooxygenase yields the protein MTYANVGTLGSLPGERDRLVEILTRRSADLEQAGCLLYEVGVNDERPDTVFVAELWTSAAAHQSSLELDSVQAAIQEARSLLSGEMGGFRFEVMGSPLRD from the coding sequence ATGACGTACGCCAACGTGGGAACCCTGGGATCGTTACCTGGCGAGCGCGACCGACTCGTTGAGATCCTGACGCGCCGCAGTGCTGATCTTGAGCAGGCCGGTTGTCTGCTGTACGAGGTCGGAGTCAACGACGAGCGGCCGGACACGGTGTTTGTGGCGGAGTTGTGGACTTCAGCCGCAGCGCATCAGAGCTCGCTGGAGTTGGACAGCGTGCAAGCGGCTATCCAGGAAGCTCGTTCGCTCCTGTCCGGGGAGATGGGCGGGTTCCGTTTCGAGGTCATGGGTTCCCCGCTACGAGACTGA
- a CDS encoding metalloregulator ArsR/SmtB family transcription factor, which translates to MARAATTSDVFNAIAEPQRREILVLLRAGERPVTELAQELGMTQPGASKHLRVLREVGLVRDRKAGKQRLYGLDARGLRPVHEWTGGFERFWNESFDRLDAHVQDLKQARQEE; encoded by the coding sequence ATGGCACGAGCAGCGACGACGTCGGACGTCTTCAACGCGATCGCCGAGCCGCAGCGCCGGGAGATCCTGGTGCTGCTGCGGGCGGGTGAGCGGCCGGTGACCGAGTTGGCCCAGGAGCTGGGGATGACCCAGCCGGGGGCGTCCAAACACCTGCGGGTGCTCCGGGAGGTCGGGCTGGTGCGGGACCGCAAGGCAGGCAAGCAGCGGCTGTACGGCCTTGACGCCCGCGGGCTGCGACCGGTCCACGAGTGGACCGGCGGGTTCGAGCGGTTCTGGAACGAGAGCTTCGACCGGCTGGACGCGCACGTGCAGGACCTCAAGCAGGCAAGGCAGGAGGAGTGA
- a CDS encoding SRPBCC family protein, with protein sequence MAEKARDASAQSATADREIVISRVISAPRELVFEAFTEVRHLSRWWGPEGFTTTTRAFEFRVGGEWDFVMHGPDGTDYQEWISWTEIAPPERIALLHGESRGDPNAFESVLTFAPDGAATRIEMRTVFPTKELRDEAVEKHHAIVGGQQTLSNLAAYVTEIVRKGAED encoded by the coding sequence ATGGCAGAGAAAGCACGGGACGCTTCGGCGCAGTCAGCGACGGCCGACCGCGAGATCGTGATCTCCCGGGTCATCAGTGCCCCACGGGAGCTGGTGTTCGAGGCGTTCACCGAGGTGCGGCACCTGTCGCGGTGGTGGGGACCGGAGGGGTTCACCACCACCACGCGGGCGTTCGAGTTCCGCGTCGGCGGGGAGTGGGACTTCGTGATGCACGGACCGGACGGGACGGACTACCAGGAGTGGATCTCCTGGACCGAGATCGCCCCGCCGGAGCGGATCGCGCTACTGCACGGTGAGTCCCGCGGCGACCCGAACGCCTTCGAGTCGGTCCTCACGTTCGCGCCCGACGGCGCGGCGACCCGGATCGAGATGCGCACGGTGTTCCCCACCAAGGAGCTGCGCGACGAGGCGGTCGAGAAGCACCACGCGATCGTGGGCGGCCAGCAGACCCTGAGCAACCTGGCTGCTTACGTCACCGAGATCGTTCGGAAGGGAGCGGAGGACTGA
- a CDS encoding dihydrofolate reductase family protein, producing MAGKVFFSVSMSLDGFIAPESLEDLMGQQWMELQQWILPQRFLRENLKLGEGGEEGRDNDIVRETFERTGASVMGKRMFDAGEQAWPEEAPFHTPVFVVTHEKRDPWERSGGTTFHFVNDGIESALDQAREAAGDRDVRIAGGGATILEYVNAGLIDEFSIALSPVLFGSGIRLFEGVDAGRVALEPVRAEPSPRVTHLTYTVRERQLSRPQRSPAEVSSA from the coding sequence ATGGCCGGAAAGGTGTTCTTCAGCGTGTCGATGTCGCTGGACGGGTTCATCGCGCCCGAGTCCCTCGAGGACTTGATGGGGCAGCAGTGGATGGAACTGCAGCAGTGGATCCTCCCGCAGCGGTTCTTGCGGGAGAACCTGAAGCTGGGCGAGGGCGGCGAGGAGGGGCGCGACAACGACATCGTGCGGGAGACGTTCGAGCGCACCGGCGCGAGCGTGATGGGTAAGCGCATGTTCGACGCCGGCGAGCAGGCGTGGCCGGAGGAGGCGCCGTTCCACACGCCGGTCTTCGTCGTGACGCACGAGAAGCGTGACCCCTGGGAGCGGTCGGGCGGGACCACGTTCCACTTCGTCAACGACGGCATCGAGTCCGCGCTCGACCAGGCCCGCGAGGCCGCCGGCGACCGAGACGTCCGCATCGCGGGCGGCGGCGCGACGATCCTGGAGTACGTGAACGCCGGCCTGATCGACGAGTTCTCGATCGCGCTCTCACCCGTGCTGTTCGGCTCCGGAATCCGCCTGTTCGAGGGCGTGGACGCGGGCCGCGTGGCCCTGGAGCCGGTCCGCGCGGAGCCCTCCCCAAGGGTGACGCACCTGACCTACACAGTCCGGGAGCGGCAACTGTCTCGACCTCAGCGCTCCCCCGCCGAGGTCAGCAGCGCGTGA
- a CDS encoding CPCC family cysteine-rich protein, whose translation MLASKSGGPYSCPCCGHVTLAERGGYETCGECGWEDDGQDNHDAHVVRGGPNRHLSLEDARAAYVQEGGTPLPHLPPPESA comes from the coding sequence GTGCTCGCCTCAAAGTCGGGCGGGCCTTACTCCTGCCCCTGCTGTGGGCACGTCACGCTCGCGGAGCGCGGGGGATACGAGACTTGCGGGGAGTGCGGTTGGGAGGACGACGGCCAGGACAACCACGACGCGCACGTCGTTCGCGGTGGTCCGAACCGCCATCTCAGTCTTGAGGATGCCCGCGCCGCCTACGTACAGGAGGGCGGCACTCCGCTTCCGCATCTGCCGCCGCCTGAATCGGCCTGA
- a CDS encoding excalibur calcium-binding domain-containing protein, with protein MHSGDPGYLSGLDRDGDGIACE; from the coding sequence CTGCACTCGGGCGATCCTGGATACCTATCGGGACTCGATCGCGACGGGGACGGCATCGCCTGCGAGTAG
- a CDS encoding oxaloacetate decarboxylase — MSTQDERVAAFRHLHSAGCFVMPNPWDVGSARALEQLGFRALATTSAGLAWTLGRADGHVTLDQTLEHLRAVVDAVGVPVNADFEGGFAVDPQDVHANVRLAAATGVAGLSIEDSTGDGASPLHDFELAVERIRAAREAIDESGTGIVLTGRSEGFLVGRPDIDETTRRLRAYAEAGADCLYAPRIGTLEQVAAIVAAVSPKPVNLLINAPFITVAEAAAQGVRRISVGGTLARTAWAGFLQAAQEVAETGTFSRFEGLPNVDALLSPQPDG, encoded by the coding sequence ATGAGTACTCAGGACGAACGGGTCGCGGCGTTCCGTCACCTGCACTCCGCCGGCTGCTTCGTCATGCCGAACCCGTGGGACGTCGGCAGCGCACGGGCACTGGAGCAGCTCGGCTTCAGGGCGCTGGCAACCACGAGTGCGGGGCTCGCCTGGACGCTGGGTCGTGCCGACGGCCACGTGACCCTTGATCAGACGCTCGAGCACCTCCGTGCCGTCGTGGACGCCGTGGGCGTGCCCGTCAACGCAGACTTCGAAGGCGGTTTCGCGGTCGATCCGCAGGACGTGCATGCGAACGTGAGGCTCGCCGCGGCCACGGGGGTCGCCGGGCTCTCGATCGAGGACTCCACGGGCGACGGAGCATCTCCGCTCCACGACTTCGAGCTGGCCGTCGAGCGCATCCGGGCCGCCCGCGAGGCGATCGACGAGAGCGGTACGGGGATCGTTCTGACTGGCCGGTCGGAGGGCTTCCTCGTCGGGCGGCCCGACATCGACGAGACGACTCGAAGGCTGCGCGCGTATGCCGAGGCCGGAGCCGACTGCCTCTACGCCCCGCGGATCGGGACCCTCGAGCAGGTCGCGGCGATCGTCGCCGCCGTATCACCGAAGCCGGTGAACCTGCTCATCAATGCGCCGTTCATCACCGTCGCGGAGGCGGCCGCACAGGGAGTGCGGCGGATCAGCGTCGGCGGGACGCTCGCGCGCACCGCGTGGGCCGGCTTTCTGCAGGCGGCACAAGAGGTCGCGGAAACCGGGACGTTCTCCCGGTTCGAGGGGTTGCCGAACGTCGACGCACTGCTCAGCCCGCAGCCCGACGGATGA
- a CDS encoding PadR family transcriptional regulator: MRMPGGLELDVLVAVARHDGDAYGLLVRKEVSSARGRELSVGAAYTTLSRLETKGLLTSHCTDPLPVRGGRSRREYRLTTAGRELLAAERERADRRWGATPLWGQA, translated from the coding sequence ATGAGGATGCCAGGGGGTTTGGAGCTTGACGTGCTGGTCGCTGTCGCGCGGCACGACGGCGACGCCTATGGGCTGCTCGTGCGCAAGGAGGTCAGCAGCGCGCGGGGTCGAGAGCTGTCGGTCGGTGCGGCGTACACCACGTTGTCGCGGCTCGAGACCAAGGGCTTGCTGACGTCGCACTGCACCGATCCGTTGCCGGTGCGCGGCGGCCGCTCGCGCCGGGAGTACCGGCTTACCACCGCTGGGCGCGAGCTGCTGGCCGCTGAGCGGGAGCGCGCGGACCGACGGTGGGGCGCGACGCCGCTGTGGGGTCAGGCGTGA
- a CDS encoding DUF1345 domain-containing protein, producing MVRLARSDRRLDVAPLVRLACGAAAGLVLGFAVAWPSVLSSVLAAWAGTAAVFVAWTWAAIGTMGAEETRAHATREEPTLPGSEAVLVVAALLSLGGVAGILFGGHSHEALPMIATLAAVLTSWAAIHSVFALRYARLFFADDGGGIDFHQAEAPRYSDFAYLAFTVGMSFAISDTDLASWRMRRHALRHALLAYLFGTVIIALIINITAGA from the coding sequence ATGGTCCGACTCGCCCGCTCCGACCGTCGGCTCGACGTCGCCCCGCTCGTCCGGCTCGCCTGCGGTGCCGCCGCGGGGCTGGTGCTCGGGTTCGCGGTCGCCTGGCCGTCGGTCCTCTCCTCGGTGCTCGCGGCGTGGGCGGGCACGGCGGCGGTGTTCGTGGCGTGGACGTGGGCAGCCATCGGCACGATGGGCGCCGAGGAGACCCGCGCGCACGCGACACGGGAGGAGCCCACGCTCCCCGGCTCCGAGGCGGTCCTTGTCGTCGCGGCCCTCCTCAGCCTCGGCGGGGTGGCGGGCATCCTGTTCGGCGGGCACTCGCACGAGGCCCTGCCGATGATCGCGACGCTCGCGGCGGTCCTGACGTCGTGGGCGGCGATCCACAGCGTGTTCGCCCTGCGGTATGCGCGGCTGTTCTTCGCCGACGACGGCGGCGGGATCGACTTCCATCAGGCCGAGGCGCCGCGCTACAGCGACTTCGCGTACCTCGCGTTCACCGTCGGGATGAGCTTCGCGATCTCGGACACCGACCTGGCCTCGTGGCGGATGCGGCGCCACGCGCTGCGGCATGCGCTGCTGGCGTACCTGTTCGGCACGGTGATCATCGCGCTGATCATCAACATCACCGCCGGCGCGTAG
- a CDS encoding GNAT family N-acetyltransferase: MRREEPADHGAVEDLTREAFWGMSGPRCDEHLLAHRLRDSGAFVPELDVVAEVDGALVGNIMFSRAQVVGEGGPRDVLTFGPLSVLPEYQGSGVGGALMRYTLAEATRLGHRVVVVYGHPDYYPKFGFRRGSEVGITAPGGMTFDALMALELVDGGLDGVRGEFHMDPAFHLDPEDAEAFDATFPAKEPAVLTPVDVLDGHVPVSVLEALRSHEVGDVETVRRFSYAEVTAWDGIGVVGGDALRAFMAARGLPWGPPQGGGSR, encoded by the coding sequence ATGAGACGAGAAGAGCCGGCCGACCACGGTGCGGTCGAGGACCTGACCCGCGAGGCGTTCTGGGGGATGAGCGGCCCCAGGTGCGACGAGCACCTGCTCGCCCATCGGCTCCGGGATTCCGGAGCCTTCGTGCCGGAGCTGGACGTCGTGGCGGAGGTCGACGGCGCTCTCGTCGGGAACATCATGTTCTCCCGCGCCCAGGTGGTCGGGGAGGGCGGTCCTCGGGACGTGCTGACGTTCGGGCCGCTGAGCGTGCTGCCGGAGTACCAGGGCAGCGGCGTCGGGGGCGCCCTCATGCGGTACACGCTCGCGGAGGCGACTCGGCTCGGGCACCGCGTCGTCGTGGTCTACGGGCACCCCGACTACTACCCGAAGTTCGGGTTCCGCCGTGGCTCGGAGGTCGGCATCACGGCGCCCGGCGGGATGACGTTCGACGCCCTGATGGCGCTCGAGCTGGTCGACGGCGGGCTCGACGGTGTGCGCGGCGAGTTCCACATGGACCCCGCATTCCACCTCGACCCGGAGGACGCCGAGGCGTTCGACGCCACGTTCCCGGCGAAGGAGCCGGCGGTTCTCACACCCGTCGACGTGCTCGACGGCCACGTGCCGGTGTCGGTCCTCGAGGCGCTGCGCTCGCACGAGGTCGGCGACGTGGAGACCGTGCGGCGCTTCAGCTACGCCGAGGTGACCGCATGGGACGGCATCGGCGTCGTCGGCGGCGATGCGCTCCGGGCGTTCATGGCCGCGCGCGGTCTCCCGTGGGGTCCGCCGCAGGGCGGCGGCTCCCGCTGA
- a CDS encoding VOC family protein produces the protein MSAPNLFLVYVTDIERATTFYRDLFEIEPVALTPRYVPFQVAPGVLFALWNGRSEQVTSETPRAFEVGLMVPGSAAAVDDIYATWAAKGVTVVEEPHDDVFGRTFVIADPDGNLIRVSPVD, from the coding sequence ATGTCCGCGCCCAATCTCTTCCTCGTCTACGTGACCGACATCGAGCGCGCCACGACGTTCTATCGTGATCTGTTCGAGATCGAACCCGTCGCCCTCACACCCCGCTACGTGCCCTTCCAGGTCGCCCCCGGCGTGCTGTTCGCGCTCTGGAACGGCCGCAGCGAGCAGGTCACGTCCGAGACGCCGCGCGCGTTCGAGGTCGGGCTCATGGTGCCCGGATCGGCGGCGGCGGTCGACGACATCTATGCCACGTGGGCGGCGAAGGGCGTGACCGTCGTCGAGGAACCCCACGACGACGTCTTCGGCCGCACCTTCGTCATCGCCGACCCTGACGGCAACCTCATCCGCGTCTCACCCGTCGATTGA